The Clostridiisalibacter paucivorans DSM 22131 genome contains the following window.
NNNNNNNNNNNNNNNNNNNNNNNNNNNNNNNNNNNNNNNNNNNNNNNNNNNNNNNNNNNNNNNNNNNNNNNNNNNNNNNNNNNNNNNNNNNNNNNNNNNNNNNNNNNNNNNNNNNNNNNNNNNNNNNNNNNNNNNNNNNNNNNNNNNNNNNNNNNNNNNNNNNNNNNNNNNNNNNNNNNNNNNNNNNNNNNNNNNNNNNNNNNNNNNNNNNNNNNNNNNNNNNNNNNNNNNNNNNNNNNNNNNNNNNNNNNNNNNNNNNNNNNNNNNNNNNNNNNNNNNNNNNNNNNNNNNNNNNNNNNNNNNNNNNNNNNNNNNNNNNNNNNNNNNNNNNNNNNNNNNNNNNNNNNNNNNNNNNNNNNNNNNNNNNNNNNNNNNNNNNNNNNNNNNNNNNNNNNNNNNNNNNNNNNNNNNNNNNNNNNNNNNNNNNNNNNNNNNNNNNNNNNNNNNNNNNNNNNNNNNNNNNNNNNNNNNNNNNNNNNNNNNNNNNNNNNNNNNNNNNNNNNNNNNNNNNNNNNNNNNNNNNNNNNNNNNNNNNNNNNNNNNNNNNNNNNNNNNNNNNNNNNNNNNNNNNNNNNNNNNNNNNNNNNNNNNNNNNNNNNNNNNNNNNNNNNNNNNNNNNNNNNNNNNNNNNNNNNNNNNNNNNNNNNNNNNNNNNNNNNNNNNNNNNNNNNNNNNNNNNNNNNNNNNNNNNNNNNNNNNNNNNNNNNNNNNNNNNNNNNNNNNNNNNNNNNNNNNNNNNNNNNNNNNNNNNNNNNNNNNNNNNNNNNNNNNNNNNNNNNNNNNNNNNNNNNNNNNNNNNNNNNNNNNNNNNNNNNNNNNNNNNNNNNNNNNNNNNNNNNNNNNNNNNNNNNNNNNNNNNNNNNNNNNNNNNNNNNNNNNNNNNNNNNNNNNNNNNNNNNNNNNNNNNNNNNNNNNNNNNNNNNNNNNNNNNNNNNNNNNNNNNNNNNNNNNNNNNNNNNNNNNNNNNNNNNNNNNNNNNNNNNNNNNNNNNNNNNNNNNNNNNNNNNNNNNNNNNNNNNNNNNNNNNNNNNNNNNNNNNNNNNNNNNNNNNNNNNNNNNNNNNNNNNNNNNNNNNNNNNNNNNNNNNNNNNNNNNNNNNNNNNNNNNNNNNNNNNNNNNNNNNNNNNNNNNNNNNNNNNNNNNNNNNNNNNNNNNNNNNNNNNNNNNNNNNNNNNNNNNNNNNNNNNNNNNNNNNNNNNNNNNNNNNNNNNNNNNNNNNNNNNNNNNNNNNNNNNNNNNNNNNNNNNNNNNNNNNNNNNNNNNNNNNNNNNNNNNNNNNNNNNNNNNNNNNNNNNNNNNNNNNNNNNNNNNNNNNNNNNNNNNNNNNNNNNNNNNNNNNNNNNNNNNNNNNNNNNNNNNNNNNNNNNNNNNNNNNNNNNNNNNNNNNNNNNNNNNNNNNNNNNNNNNNNNNNNNNNNNNNNNNNNNNNNNNNNNNNNNNNNNNNNNNNNNNNNNNNNNNNNNNNNNNNNNNNNNNNNNNNNNNNNNNNNNNNNNNNNNNNNNNNNNNNNNNNNNNNNNNNNNNNNNNNNNNNNNNNNNNNNNNNNNNNNNNNNNNNNNNNNNNNNNNNNNNNNNNNNNNNNNNNNNNNNNNNNNNNNNNNNNNNNNNNNNNNNNNNNNNNNNNNNNNNNNNNNNNNNNNNNNNNNNNNNNNNNNNNNNNNNNNNNNNNNNNNNNNNNNNNNNNNNNNNNNNNNNNNNNNNNNNNNNNNNNNNNNNNNNNNNNNNNNNNNNNNNNNNNNNNNNNNNNNNNNNNNNNNNNNNNNNNNNNNATATTTCCAAGACCTACTGCTGAACCGGCGGCTGCCATGATGAACCCAATACGAGACCCCCAGTTTTCACGCTGATTGTTTTTACTTTCTTGCATCGATTAATCCCTCCTTTAAGAATTTGAATTTTAGAAATAAATGTAAGGTAGTACTTTATTATATTACCACGATTTTTTCTAAATGTCCAGATAATTGGGAAAAATCTTAAAATTAACAAAGTTCAAAAGATTCAGATAATATTTTCATAAAATGTCAAAAAGTGTCGTATTGCAATATATATATAATACATGATATAATTGAGATTAGTCAATAAAATCTAATGTGAAGTAAACACTTGGAGTAACTTGGATTGCGAGGGTTAGTATGTACCGTATTGAGGCAGACTAATGTAAGTTTTCCATAAAAGAAGGGAAAGGGTGTTGAAAAACATAAATTAAGAACTGGGTGCTGTGCAGGCCAAATAAGGTATGCACTATACTATCATTGATGGTATAAAGTGAGGCAATTTGTCGAAACTTAGACACTCTAACTCTTTAATATTGAAGAGTTAGAGTGTCTTTTTTGGTTATACGCCTCCATGAAAAAGTAAAAATATGTAATAAATACATAAAATAGTTATTACTATATTATAAATTTATGGAAGGAGTGGTTCTAAATATATGGATAAAAAACTACGAACAACGATGGAAGAAAAATTGTTTAGTAGAAATTTTAACAAATTTGGATTGGATATGAATCCTGTGGTATCTATGGGAGCGGGATTTATTATTTTTATATTTTCTCTATTTGCATTTCTGGATTTAGATAGGGCTAGTGCTGTATTTAGTGCATTAAATATAGCGATTGTTTCCAATTGGGATTGGTTATTTATCCTAAGTAGTAATTTGTTTATTATTGTTAGTGTAGTGATGGCGTTTTCAAAGCTAGGAAATGTAAGGATTGGTGGGGTTAATGCTCGCCCATCATTTGGTAATTTTGCATGGTATTCCATGTTAATTTCTGCTGGTATGGGTATAGGGCTAATGTTTTGGGCAGTAGGGGAGCCTCTATATCATGAAATGCAAAGTCCACCAATATTCGAAAATGGTCATTCTGCAGCTCAAGCTATGGCAACTACTTTTTTTCATTGGGGATTACATCCATGGGGTATATATGCATTGATTGCATTAGCTTTATCATTTTTTGCATATAATAAAAAATTACCTTTATCTCTCAGGTCTGTATTTTATCCATTATTAAAGGATAGAATTTTTGGGATATGGGGAGATATGATTGATATTTTAGCAGTAGTAGCCTGTCTTTTTGGATTGGCCACTTCGTTGGGATTAGGTGTACAACAAATTAATAGTGGATTAAATTATTTATTTGGGATACAAATAAGTGTAACAACTCAAGTAGTATTAATTTGTATAATTACAGCTATGGCCACTATTAGTGTTGTTTCGGGTCTTGATAAAGGGGTAAAAATACTTTCTGAGTTAAATATTAGGATGGCATTTATATTTATGGTGATAGTGCTAATCCTTGGACCCACTAGTTATATTATTAAGCTATTTAGTAATTCTTTAGGAGTTTATTTAAATAATTTTATTCAATCGGCATTTTATGTAGGAGATAGTGGGGGTGCATGGCAAGGAAAATGGTCTGTATTTTATTTGGCATGGTGGATTTCCTGGTCACCATTTGTGGGTATGTTTATTGCTAGAATTTCCAAAGGGCGTACTATTAGAGAGTTCGTATTGGCAGTAATGCTTGTTCCTTCATTATTGTCCTTTCTTTGGCTAACTACATTTGGAGGAACAGCTATACAAATAAATGCTATGCAAAATGGTGCATTGTTTGAAACAGTGGGAAGTAATTTGCCAGTGGCATTATTTGAAATGTTACAGTATTTACAATCACCAATATTTGAAGGAATTCTACGAACCCTATTATCAATATTGGGAACTTTGTTGGTTATATCTTTCTTTGTAACATCTAGTGATTCAGGTTCTTTAGTTGTTGATAATATTACATCAGGAGGAAAATTAAATTCTCCAGTTCCACAACGTGTATTTTGGGCTTGTATGGAAGGACTAATTGCTATAATACTCCTTTTGATTGGGGGCGAAGCAGCCCTTAAGGCACTTAGAACTGCAGTAATTGGGACTGGTCTTCCATTTGCTATTATTTTGACACTTATGAGTATTATGCTTATAGATAGTGTTCGACGTGCTCATAAAAAGCAGAAATTTATACGTGAGATGGATCGATTTGAAGCACTTATGGATGAATATGAAGAAAATGAAGAAGATATGGATGGACCAGCTGCATAATCTAAATAAAATCAATACTCCTTTCTGATGACAATTGTTAGTTAGATTGAAATCAGGAAGGAGCTTTTTATATGTAGATAGAGGATTTTCCAGTATAACATCAAAATTATAATGTAACACAATATTATATTAGGAGTGATTTTATGATCGAGAGAATTCATGGAATGTATTTTAGTCCTACAGATACGACAAAGACAGTAGTATGTGAAATAGTAAATGAAATTTATGAAGGTATGGATGGGGAAATAATTATAAATAATATTGACTTTACATTACCTGAAACTAGAAAGAAGCCACTAAACTTTGGACAAAAAGATATGGTAGTAATAGGAGTACCAGTATACGCTGGGAGAGTTCCCAATATATTGTTGAAATATCTAAATAATATGGTAGGGAGTAATACATTGTCAGTCCCCATAGTTCTTTATGGAAATAGGAATTATGATGATGCACTAATAGAACTAAAGGATATTCTTAACTCAAGAGGATTTAAAACAATAGCAGGGGGTGCATTTATAGGAGAACATTCCTTTTCTAAGACACTTGCCAAGAATAGACCTGATGATAAAGATATGTCTATAGTGAGGGATTTTGCTAATAAAATCCACAATAAAATAAAAATGGGAAAAGATGAAATTCAAATGATAGATGTAAAGGGCAATAGGCCCTATAGGAAATATTATATGCCTAAAGATAAAGGGGACAATGCTGTTGATATTAGAAAAGTTAAGCCAAAGACTAATAGTAACTGCATAGACTGTAAATTATGTGCCAAGCTATGTCCTATGGGTTCTATTAATTATAAAGATGTATCTAAATTAGATGGTATATGTATAAAATGTGGAGCATGTATTAAAAAATGTCCAGCTAATGCAAAGTATTTTGATGACAGAGATTATCTGAGGCATAAATACGAACTAGAAGTTGAATTTTCTAATAGAAGAGAACCAGAGTTATTTTTATAATGAACTATTGTCTCAGGATTTTAATATAATAAAATAATGGGTTATTATTTGTTAATAAGGAAGTGTTAATATGAAAACCTTAAATCCTGAGAAACTCAATGTAGAATTTAAGAAGGGTGTCGATGAGACTGGACCAATTATTCCTAGAAGATATACTCTAACACATTCAGATACTACTGGAGAACTTTTTTTGACAATAGGTCTATATTATGCTTATGAAAATATAAACCCTTTAAGAGATGAAGTGTTGGCAGAATGGAGAATTTTAAATGATAAGTATGTCATGATTGTACATTGTTATGTTTCTGGACCAATAGGAAAAGATAGGGCAAAAAAGAGATATGAAATATTTAATAGAGAACTACCGTTGGCATTGGAAGCTATTAGATATGGAGACAGGATATTTTTTGAAACACACAAATTTTTGGACAAATCCCCAATATGGGTCTATTTTAGATCCTATTATCCTGAATATAATAGCATCGAATATTGGGGAAAACCAAAAATGTATAAATAATATTATATAAAAAATATATAGACCATTATGGTCTATATATTTTTTATTCAGCGAATATGTCTATTTTTTTAAAGTTAACTGTATCAAAAAGTCCTCTATTAGTTAATCTAAGCTCTGGAAGAACAGCTAAAGATATAAGTGCCATAGTCATAAAGGGGGATACAAGTTCACAACCCAGTTTTTTCCAAGCGCTATCTAGTTTGGCGACAGATTGTGAAACAGTTTCAGCATCTTCCTCTGATATCAATCCTGCTATGGGAAGAGGGTTAAGTGCTATAATTTCACCATTTTTAACTGCAACCATACCACCACCTACTTCGGCTAATGTATTACCAGCTAAAGCCATGTCTTCATCATTTGTTCCAACGATTAATAAATTGTGGCTATCATGAGCAACGGTAGAAGCTACAGCCCCATCTTTTAATCCAAACCCTGTAACAAATCCTTTACCCATGGTACCAGTAGCATTATGGCGTTCAATTACTGCTGCCTTTATAATGTCCTTTGATAAGTCATTTTTAACAACTCCATTTATAATAGGAAGACTATTTTTCCTGGCATAAGTGCCTACTTTAGCCTCTATGATCTCCATGATATTAAGCAAAGCGTGATCTTTTTTAGTGCTGGGAGCTAGGATTTCAAAATCACTTGCATCTAATGTTCTACCTATATTCATTGTATTTTTAGCAAAATCAGGATAATTTGATTTTGATATATGTATACACATTTTATTTTTTTCTGCGATTAGTTCCCCATTAATTAATACTTTATCTACTTGGACTTTTGTCAAGTCTTTGATTAATAATATATCTGCCCATTTACCTGGAGAAATGCTACCTAGGTCACGATTCATATTGAAGCAGTCGGCAACATTAATGGTTACCATTTGAATAGCTGTAATAGGATTAACGCCTTCTTCTATGGCCCGTTTAACGATATGGTCCATATGACCTTTGGTAATCAAAGTATCAGGATGGGTGTCATCACTAACTAAAGTTGCAAATCTTGTATCAATATTATTTTCAGTTATACTACGAACAGTTTCTTTTACATCATGCCATGCAGAACCTTCACGAAGCTGGACATACATACCTAGACGCATTTTGGCGATAGCATCTTCCTTTCTTACTGATTCATGACAACAACGAACTCCTGATGCTATATATGCATTTAGCCCCATACCTGTTTCAGGCATAGAGTAGTGTCCAGTAATTGTTTTATTGGATTCAAGAGTAGCTATAAGTTCTTTATGCATTTCATCATCACCTGACAATACACCTGGGAAATTCATCATTTCTCCAAGACCTGCCACTGTATCCCATTTCATTGATTCCTCAATATCCTTAGCACTTATAAAGGCACCTGTATCTTCAAATCCAGGGGTTGCAGGGACGCATGAAGGCATAGCAGTATATACTCTAAGGGGTACGTCTTTACCATCTTCTATCATTAACTTAACGCCTTGTACTCCCAATACATTTCCTATTTCATGGGGATCCATATATATAGTAGTAGTTCCATGGGGAATAACTGCCTTAGCATATTCTTTTACGGAAAGCATACTACTTTCAACATGTATATGACCATCCATAAATCCTGGTGATATATAAAGTCCAGTGGCATCAATAATTTTAGTGTTTTCACCAATAGTATGGTCTGCATTACCAACTAATGCAATCCTACCATGGGTAATGGCTACATCTATATTTTCTAGTATCTCTCCAGTATTTACATTAATTAAATTGCCATTTTTGATTACTAATTCTGCCTTATCTATACCTTGGGCGACCATAACTAGTTCCTTTGTGACTTCACTTAATTTATATCTTTTATTCATTTTGTATTCCTCCTATTTTGTGATTGATATAAAATCACTCTTAATTAAAGGAGATAAACTAACTTTAGTCGAATAATTTACGGTTATTCGGTAGAAACTCCTAAGCCATATCCTTAGAATTATAAGAGTGTGATTTTAATATTATCATTTTAAATAAGTGTTTTCAATATATAGAAGTGATAAAAAAATATATGACTAATATAGTAAAAGATTTATAAAAAAATAACAAAAAAGTATTGACAAATAAATTATATATAGTACAATATTAATTGTAATAATTACAAATGAGTAATAGTTACAACAATTATAAATGAAAATTATAGGAGGTTTTTTCTAATGAAAAAGTATATTTGTAAGGTATGTGGATATGTACACGAAGGAGAAGAAGCACCAGAAGTCTGTCCTCAATGTAAAGCCCCAAAAGATAAATTTATACTTCAAGGAGAAGAAGGATTAACATGGGCAGATGAGCATTTTGTAGGAATAGCAAAAGATGTTGATCCAGAAATTATAGAAGGACTTAGACAAAACTTCATGGGAGAATGTACAGAAGTGGGAATGTACTTAGCTATGAGTCGTCAAGCAGATAGAGAAGGATTGCCAGAAGTTGCAGAAGCCTATAAAAGAATAGCATGGGAAGAAGCAGAACATGCTGCTAAATTTGCAGAATTATTAGGGGAAGTAGTTACTGATAGTACTGAGAAAAATCTTCAAATGAGAGTAGATGCAGAACATGGAGCATGTATGGGTAAAAAAGAGCTAGCTACAAAGGCTAAAGAATTAAATCTTGATGCAATCCATGATACAGTACATGAGATGTGTAAGGACGAAGCTAGACATGGATGTGCCTTCCAAGGATTGCTTAAGAGATACTTTAATAAATAAACTGAATGCTAATAAAAAAGACTTCACTTAGTCGACTAAGTGAAGTCTTTTTTATTAGCATTTTTTGGGCTATTAGTTATTAATATCTTAAAAGTTGAAGATGGATATCTATATAAATCGTTAAAAGTATTAGTACTTTATTATCTTGACTATACATATTATTGAATATGGACAACTACTAAAGTTTAATATTCTATATAGATTACAGGGGGAGAAATATTATGAAAAAATTGATTATTGTTATTGTAATAATATTACTAATTAATACAATATCTTGGGCAGTTAGTGGACAGAGGATTGTAGCAGAAGTTATAGAAAGAGAAAAGATAGAAGGTATTATGGAAAAAGAAATTTTAAAAGTTAAAATACTTGAAGGAAAATATAAGGAACATATCATAACTATAGATAGAGAGAGGATACAGTACTCTCCATATGACTTTCCATTAAATATAGGAGATAAGATATTAATGGATTTATTTATTGATGATAAAGGAACCTTGACTGGTAATTTTATAAATATCTGGAGAATTGACAAAATAAAAAATCTAGCTCTGATTTTTATAGTTATGATGATATTATTTGGGGGATTAAAAGGCATATTATCATTAACTTCATTACTTTTTTCTGGATATGTTATTATAACTTTTATGATTCCAACAATCCTCAAGGGATATAATATAATATTCATTTCCATAATATCTTCAATAATAATAATAATAACTAGCTTCATACTTATATCGGGACTTACTATGAAAAGTATAGTTTCTATAGTGGGAACTGTAGGAGGGACTATAATAGCTGGATCTTTTGCGTATGTATATTCCCAGTTAGCAGTGATTACAGGGTTGGCAGATGAAAATGTAATGTTTTTGGTTACTAATATAGGAGCAGAGATAGATTTTAGCAGTCTTTATATGAGTTCCATACTTATTGGTACTATAGGGGTTGTTATGGATGTAAGTATGTCCATAACTTCATCAATGTTTGAGATAAAAAAGCAATCCCCTAGAATGAAAAATAGAGACTTAATTTTGTCAGGTTTGAAAATAGGAAAAGATATTATGTCTACAATGGTAAATACTATAATCCTTGCATATGCTGGCAGTTCAATGCCTTTGCTTATTATTAATTTTTTATCTAGTAATCAATTTATATATACTATTAATAATGAGGTATTAGCAATGGAGATAATAAGGTCTCTATGTAGTAGTATAGGGTTAGTTATGACCATACCTTTGACTGTATTTATAGCGGCATATGCGGTTAAAGATAAGAGATATATATAATAGTTAGTAGTTGATAGTTAGTAGTTTGGGTTTTCTGGTTATTACATGAACTATTAACTATTTTTATTAGACTGTACAAATGGAGATACAGTCATTAATGACTGTATCTCCATTTATTTAATAAATAAATATTGGCTAAGTTAATTATTAGTAGCAATAACAGAATAAAACTACTAAAAGTAAAAAGAAAAATAACAATTCACTATTCATACCACATCCACATTGAGCATCTGCCATGATAATCCCTCCTATTTTTTTATTCGGAAAGGTGGTTTAGCATCTATTGAAACCGCCGTAGCAATTGCAGAATATAATGACTAACAATAGAAAGAAAAATAACAATTCACTACCGCAATCGTCCCCACCAAATAAACCTCCTAAAAAATTACCATCTGCCATGATAAAGCCTCCTTTATATTAATATTTTATTTGTTTGTATAGTATAGACTATTCAATAGGTAAAGATTTTGATACAAAACAAAAAAATAATTTATACAATATGTAATTTAAACCATTTTAAAGCATAATAATTATATTTTGACAATAGATTAAAAAACATATATAATGCTATATGGCAGATAGATTGTTAATAAATACTCAATATTTTAACAACAATTAAAATAATATGAAGGAGGAATTAGTCATGAAAAGGTTTCTGTCATTGATTATGGTATTAGTTTTAATTGTTTCTGTAACAGGATGTGGTCAAGATAGTCAGACATCAAGTGATGAGGGAAGTGTAGAAAAATTAGAGGAAAATTATGATGTAGTAGTAATAGGTGGAGGCGGTGCAGGTCTTACAGCTGCCATAACAGCGAAAGAACAAGGGGCTAATGTAGTATTATTAGAGAAGATGTCTTTTGTTGGAGGAAATACTTTAATTTCTGGTGGCGAAATGGCCGCAGCTAATAATTGGGTTCAAAAAGATTTGGAAATAGAAGATAGTACAGATATACATTATGAAGACACCTTAAAAGGTGGAGATAATGAAGGTGATGAAGAAATTGTAAGGACTTTAGTAGATAATGCACTATCTACTGCCGAATGGTTAAGAGATGATGTTAAAGTTGAATTTGAAAAAGACCATTTATATCAGTTTGGAGGACATTCTGTTAAGCGTTCTTTGATACCTAAAGGAGCTACAGGAAATGAACTTATAACAAAGCTTAAAGCTAAGGCAAAAGAGTTAGAAGTACCTATAAAATTGGAGACAAAAGCAACAGATTTAATAACTGATGATAAGGGCAAGGTTGTAGGGGTTAAAGCAGAAAACAAAGATAAACAAGAGTTAACTTTCAATGCAAATAAAGGTGTTGTTATAGCAACAGGAGGTTTTGGCGCAAGTGTAGAAATGCGTAAGAAATATAATCAAGAGTATGGAGATAATTATTTAACAACTAATAACGTAGGTGCAACTGGTGACGGCATTAGAATGGCTGAAAAAGTAGGGGCAGAGCTTATACAAATGGATTATATCCAGACATATCCTGTATGCAATCCTAAAACAGGAGCTATTTCATATGTAGCTGATACAAGGTTTGATGGAGCAGTATTGATAAATAAAGAAGGAAAAAGATTTGTTGAAGAATTAGATAGAAGGGATGTTATATCAGAGGCTATCATATCTCAATCAGATCAATTTGGATACTTAATTTGGGATTCAAAAATAGCAGAAAATAGTAAGATGGATAAACATCAAAATGAATATGAGAAATTAGAGAGAGATGGACTGATATATAAAGCAGAGACATTAGAAGATGTAGCTAAATTTTTTGATATATCTGTAGAGAACTTCACAAAAACTATTGAAAAGTATAACGAATTTGCAGCAAAAGGTGAAGATGAAGACTTTAATAGAAAGGGAGACATAGTATCTATAGATAAAGCACCTTTTTATATACAAAAGGTAACTCCTTCCGTACATCATACCATGGGAGGGATAAAGATAGATAAAGATGCCCATGTTATATCTACTGATGGCAATATAATTCCAGGGCTATTTGCTGCAGGAGAGGTTACAGGTGGTGTTCATGGAACAAATAGATTAGGAAGTAATGCCATAACTGATATAATGGTATTTGGAAAAATAGCTGGAGAAAATGTAGCAAAATAAATAAAAAAATCTGCGTGAATACTGTCACGCAGATTTTTTTATTTAGATTAGAATTGAATATATTACCAAATAGTGATATTATAAGTAAAAAGAATATATAGAATAATTGAGGGAAGTATAAAAGATATATAAAATAGTGGGAGGGAAAATTATGATAACAACTACAACACCCAGTGTAGAAGGAAAAAAGATTGTTGAATATAAAGGAATAGTATTTGGGGAAGTAATCTCTGGTATGAATTTTGTTAAAGACTTTGCAGCAGGTCTTACTAACTTTTTCGGGGGTCGTTCCAAATCATATGAAGGAGAATTAATAGAGGCTAGAGAATCGGCTATAAGAGAATTGGAGAGGAGAGCAGCAGATATAGGAGCTAATGCTGTAGTGGGAGTAGATATAGATTATGAAGTATTAGGTCAAGGTGGTAATATGATTATGGTAACTGCTTCAGGAACAGCTGTGGTAGCTCAGTAAGGGTATCCAAGAGAGGAGCAAGCATCACCATGGAATACAAATTGAGAGATATAATTGATTTAGATGAAATAAAAATCCTTTTGGATAATATTAATATTATGACTAAAGTTGCTATTGCAATAATAGATTTAAAAGGAAATATTATTTATAGCTCTCATTTCAGTAAAATGTGTAATAATTTCCACATGAAGGAATCAAAATATGGTGAAGAGTGTATAGAGGATTGTATCAATAATTCCCGTTTAGAGAAAAACTATAATGGCTTAAAATTATTGAGATGTAAATATGGGATTGAAATGACAATTATTCCGTTATTTATAAATGATATAAAATTAGGAGACTTACTACTAAGTCAGTTTTTTAGAGATGAAAAAGATAGAATGAAGCTTGCTTCTAATAGTGACAAATATGGATTTGATAAGGATGAATATATTAAGTCATTGAGAGAAATACCTGTACTGACCGATGAGGAGTATCAATCTTTGCTATTATTTATTGATAAATTTATAAAATTAATCTCTGAAAAGACCATGGCCAATATAAAACAAAAAGAAATCGAAAGGGAATTGTTATATGCAAAAACTGAATTGGAATCATCGGTTCAACAGTTAACTGCATATGAAGAGGAGTTAAGATACAATTATGACAAGTTAATAGAGAATCAGAAAAGATTAAAAGAAAGTGAAACACAATATAAATTATTATTTTCTTCTATGAGTCAAGGATTTGCATTGCATAAAATAGTAACTGATGAAAATAATACACCTATAGATTATGTCTTTTTGGATGTAAATAAGACTTTTGAAGATATAACTGGTATGTCAAAAAAAGAGGTATTGGGAAAAAGCATATTAGAGATACTGCCTAAAACAGAAAGCTATTGGATAAAAAGATATGGACAAGTAGCTATCACAGGTAAGGGGATAGAATTTGAAGATTATGCTATAGGATTGGATAAATACTATAGGGTAAGTGCATATAGTCCAGAGGAAAGAAAATTTGCTGTATTGATATCTGATGTAACTGAAGAAAGACAGATGAAAGAAAAACTTAAGAAAAATCTTATGGAGATTGTGGAAAGTTTAGGTTCAATGTTAGAAAAGAAGGATATGTATACGGCAGGACATCAAAAAAATGTAGCGAAAATAGCCTGTAATGTAGCAGTAGAAATGGGATTGCCATATGAACGGGTAGAGAGTATTTATATTTCTTCTATATTACATGACATAGGTAAGATATGCATACCAT
Protein-coding sequences here:
- a CDS encoding flavocytochrome c, giving the protein MKRFLSLIMVLVLIVSVTGCGQDSQTSSDEGSVEKLEENYDVVVIGGGGAGLTAAITAKEQGANVVLLEKMSFVGGNTLISGGEMAAANNWVQKDLEIEDSTDIHYEDTLKGGDNEGDEEIVRTLVDNALSTAEWLRDDVKVEFEKDHLYQFGGHSVKRSLIPKGATGNELITKLKAKAKELEVPIKLETKATDLITDDKGKVVGVKAENKDKQELTFNANKGVVIATGGFGASVEMRKKYNQEYGDNYLTTNNVGATGDGIRMAEKVGAELIQMDYIQTYPVCNPKTGAISYVADTRFDGAVLINKEGKRFVEELDRRDVISEAIISQSDQFGYLIWDSKIAENSKMDKHQNEYEKLERDGLIYKAETLEDVAKFFDISVENFTKTIEKYNEFAAKGEDEDFNRKGDIVSIDKAPFYIQKVTPSVHHTMGGIKIDKDAHVISTDGNIIPGLFAAGEVTGGVHGTNRLGSNAITDIMVFGKIAGENVAK
- a CDS encoding putative heavy metal-binding protein, producing the protein MITTTTPSVEGKKIVEYKGIVFGEVISGMNFVKDFAAGLTNFFGGRSKSYEGELIEARESAIRELERRAADIGANAVVGVDIDYEVLGQGGNMIMVTASGTAVVAQ
- a CDS encoding HD domain-containing phosphohydrolase, whose translation is MEYKLRDIIDLDEIKILLDNINIMTKVAIAIIDLKGNIIYSSHFSKMCNNFHMKESKYGEECIEDCINNSRLEKNYNGLKLLRCKYGIEMTIIPLFINDIKLGDLLLSQFFRDEKDRMKLASNSDKYGFDKDEYIKSLREIPVLTDEEYQSLLLFIDKFIKLISEKTMANIKQKEIERELLYAKTELESSVQQLTAYEEELRYNYDKLIENQKRLKESETQYKLLFSSMSQGFALHKIVTDENNTPIDYVFLDVNKTFEDITGMSKKEVLGKSILEILPKTESYWIKRYGQVAITGKGIEFEDYAIGLDKYYRVSAYSPEERKFAVLISDVTEERQMKEKLKKNLMEIVESLGSMLEKKDMYTAGHQKNVAKIACNVAVEMGLPYERVESIYISSILHDIGKICIPSEILNKPGKLNDIEFELIKMHSQSGYDIVKNIDFKWPIARIILEHHEKINGSGYPRGLKGEEILLESKIITVADVVEAIASHRPYRPALGIEYAMKEIDKNKGILFDEKVVDACLNIYKKGKIGL